Proteins from a genomic interval of Sinobacterium norvegicum:
- a CDS encoding tyrosine-protein phosphatase encodes MSSLQRTKRLLCTAITLAMLIILTGCGGTEADKPANQRAIPSELPAGQREAFRRLPLQEASNFRDLGGYQTTDGREVQWGKLYRSDSLGQLTDEDLHYLQRLHLQQIVDFRSDIERQAEPDRVPDGTKLVIRKITVEGTDIHAMQAQITDGTFGDNDFAAMLVDANKAFVNKFTPEFKGFIHSLTNADNLPMVFHCTAGKDRTGFAAAMALIAVGVPEATVKKDFLLTNQYTEDVINSRIWMIRIASLFRTSADQVRPLLGVEAQYLQAAFDTINQQYGSMDNYLVKGLGVTPEVRQKLRDNLLAPQ; translated from the coding sequence ATGAGTTCACTCCAGCGCACTAAACGCCTCCTCTGCACCGCAATCACCCTTGCCATGTTGATCATACTGACTGGCTGTGGCGGCACCGAGGCTGACAAGCCGGCAAACCAACGTGCAATTCCCAGCGAGCTGCCTGCAGGTCAACGTGAGGCTTTCCGCAGGCTACCGCTGCAAGAGGCCAGTAACTTCCGCGATCTCGGCGGCTACCAAACAACAGACGGGCGCGAGGTACAGTGGGGTAAACTGTATCGCTCCGATTCACTGGGGCAGTTAACCGATGAAGATCTGCACTATCTGCAGCGCCTACATTTACAGCAAATTGTCGACTTTCGCTCCGACATTGAGCGCCAGGCTGAACCCGACCGCGTCCCCGATGGCACCAAATTGGTAATCCGAAAAATCACCGTCGAGGGCACCGACATCCATGCCATGCAGGCACAAATCACCGATGGCACCTTTGGCGACAACGACTTTGCCGCCATGCTGGTCGACGCCAACAAAGCCTTCGTCAATAAATTCACGCCAGAATTTAAAGGCTTTATTCACAGCCTGACCAATGCCGACAACCTCCCCATGGTCTTCCACTGTACGGCGGGCAAAGACCGCACAGGCTTTGCCGCGGCGATGGCGCTCATTGCCGTCGGTGTTCCTGAGGCCACCGTCAAGAAAGACTTCCTGCTGACCAACCAATACACCGAGGATGTTATTAACAGTCGTATATGGATGATCCGTATTGCCAGCTTATTCCGCACCTCTGCCGATCAGGTCAGGCCGCTGCTCGGTGTCGAGGCGCAATATCTACAGGCGGCATTCGACACCATTAATCAGCAGTACGGCAGCATGGATAACTACTTGGTTAAAGGCCTGGGCGTCACCCCAGAGGTGAGACAGAAACTACGCGACAATTTACTGGCTCCGCAATAG
- a CDS encoding VanZ family protein, with protein MDKKITTCATLLFALFIILLSLTPVNSHTVESWDKVFHIILYAFFTALSYPLANNVKQFYWLCFAVFIFGGTIEFAQSFIPGRVMSAYDLLANTIGIMLIIMITRKRWLA; from the coding sequence ATGGATAAAAAGATAACAACCTGCGCAACTTTACTGTTCGCCTTATTTATCATCTTGCTATCGCTTACACCGGTGAACAGCCATACCGTCGAATCCTGGGACAAGGTTTTCCACATTATCCTCTATGCCTTTTTTACTGCTCTGAGCTACCCCTTAGCCAACAATGTAAAACAGTTTTACTGGCTCTGTTTTGCCGTTTTTATATTTGGCGGCACGATCGAGTTCGCCCAATCATTCATCCCCGGCCGAGTGATGTCAGCATACGATCTACTGGCTAACACTATTGGTATTATGCTAATAATAATGATCACAAGAAAAAGATGGCTTGCCTAA
- a CDS encoding LytR/AlgR family response regulator transcription factor, with protein sequence MDKNVVVVDDEPLARLRLQKLLANCDGFYCGGEAENGDQALALVAQQSPDVVLLDVRMPGDSGIEVAKQLAQLNSPPAVIFCTAYGEYALEAFDSSAAAYLLKPVKKEKLIEALHRVGRLTQAQQTELQSQRGHGIRRNISIKHQGDIGLVAIEDIRYFVADQKYVSLGYSEGEVLIDESLKGLETEFPDHFIRVHRNALAGKSHIEKLARGDDGQYQLCLRGVERRLQVSRRHAAAVRELILAL encoded by the coding sequence ATGGATAAAAATGTTGTCGTTGTCGATGATGAACCGCTGGCCAGGCTGCGCCTGCAAAAACTGCTGGCGAACTGTGACGGCTTTTACTGCGGTGGTGAGGCTGAAAATGGCGATCAGGCATTGGCATTGGTTGCTCAGCAGAGCCCTGATGTTGTGCTGCTCGATGTTCGAATGCCGGGGGACAGTGGTATTGAGGTTGCCAAACAGTTAGCGCAACTGAACTCGCCACCGGCGGTTATCTTCTGTACCGCCTACGGTGAATATGCGCTAGAGGCGTTCGATTCCAGCGCCGCCGCCTATCTGTTGAAACCGGTGAAGAAAGAAAAGTTAATCGAGGCGTTACATCGGGTTGGTCGATTAACACAGGCCCAGCAAACGGAGCTGCAGTCGCAGCGAGGGCATGGTATCCGCCGCAATATTAGTATTAAACACCAGGGTGATATTGGGCTGGTAGCCATCGAAGATATTCGTTATTTCGTCGCGGATCAGAAATACGTCAGCCTTGGCTACAGCGAAGGCGAGGTACTGATTGACGAGTCGTTAAAAGGGTTGGAGACGGAGTTCCCCGATCATTTTATTCGTGTACATCGCAATGCGTTGGCTGGGAAAAGTCATATTGAGAAGCTGGCACGTGGCGATGATGGTCAATACCAACTTTGTCTGCGGGGCGTTGAGCGGCGGTTGCAGGTGAGCCGCCGCCATGCAGCGGCGGTAAGAGAATTGATTCTGGCGTTATAA
- a CDS encoding sensor histidine kinase: MNSENHNSHNDDNFFIPRFDRNSSVALLVIVAELLALVLAVLNSGLQQFSWEWLGIISFYVQWVVLLSAAALQRLRAFFCRIALAKAAALSYALVLFITAFVSVVGQTLWLHVDFMQSVDSHWRLFQHLLVAAVLFGITWRYFYIQFLLRRQQQARLMAKIDALQARIQPHFLFNSMNSIASLISIDPVAAEQAVEDLCDLFRASLNHSSVLVALEDELALCRGYLRIEGLRMGDRLSVDWQLQQLPIDGLRIPALCLQPLIENAVYHGISPLAEGGCITVRGEQQGDVCCFTITNPIASSSEPWQEGHQMAVENIRSRLRAIYGDRGRLVLQQHSDVFTAVLTLPIAGESLSSGGRDG, from the coding sequence ATGAATAGTGAAAATCATAACAGCCACAACGACGATAATTTTTTTATTCCTCGTTTTGACCGTAATTCCAGTGTTGCTCTGCTGGTCATTGTCGCCGAATTACTGGCGTTGGTGCTGGCTGTGCTCAACTCAGGGCTGCAACAATTTAGCTGGGAATGGCTGGGTATCATCTCGTTTTATGTGCAGTGGGTGGTGCTGTTAAGTGCCGCTGCACTGCAGCGTTTGAGGGCTTTTTTCTGTCGTATAGCCCTGGCTAAAGCCGCGGCGTTGAGCTATGCACTGGTATTGTTTATTACCGCCTTTGTCAGTGTTGTCGGGCAAACACTGTGGCTGCATGTGGATTTTATGCAAAGTGTCGACAGCCACTGGCGACTGTTTCAGCATCTGCTGGTGGCGGCGGTGCTGTTTGGTATTACCTGGCGCTATTTCTACATCCAATTTCTCTTGCGCCGACAACAACAGGCGCGGCTAATGGCTAAAATTGATGCGCTACAGGCGAGAATACAGCCGCATTTCTTGTTTAATTCGATGAACAGTATTGCCAGTTTAATCAGTATTGACCCTGTCGCTGCGGAGCAGGCGGTGGAAGATTTGTGTGATTTGTTTCGCGCCAGCCTTAATCATTCTTCGGTGCTGGTGGCGCTGGAGGACGAGCTGGCACTGTGCCGGGGCTATTTGCGCATCGAAGGGTTGCGTATGGGCGACCGCCTGAGTGTCGATTGGCAGTTACAGCAACTGCCTATTGATGGTTTGAGAATACCGGCGCTCTGCCTACAGCCATTGATTGAAAACGCTGTTTATCACGGTATTTCGCCCTTGGCAGAGGGGGGCTGCATTACTGTCCGTGGCGAGCAGCAGGGGGATGTTTGTTGTTTTACCATTACCAACCCTATTGCCAGCAGCAGCGAGCCTTGGCAGGAAGGGCATCAGATGGCAGTCGAGAATATTCGCAGCCGCCTGCGGGCTATATACGGTGATCGTGGCCGCTTGGTGCTGCAGCAGCATTCAGATGTTTTTACCGCCGTACTGACGCTGCCAATCGCCGGGGAATCCCTGTCATCTGGAGGTCGAGATGGATAA
- a CDS encoding lysophospholipid acyltransferase family protein, with amino-acid sequence MSYQLPPSVPSQGNRLSRWFFRSLFKVCGWRLKGTLPDQPKAVIAFAPHTSNWDFPIAICIVLALGLRIRYLGKASLFKPYWGWLFRGLGGIPIDRSQTNGIVEQMTEAFASHQQLILAVAPEGTRSQVSHWKTGFLHIAKAADVPVFVATMNYQTKTITIGQQYHIDDIEQSLATIQHDVSQLVKKNP; translated from the coding sequence ATGTCTTATCAACTCCCCCCCTCTGTCCCCAGCCAGGGCAATCGATTGTCACGTTGGTTCTTCCGCAGCCTTTTCAAAGTCTGTGGCTGGCGTCTTAAAGGCACGTTGCCCGACCAGCCCAAGGCAGTTATTGCCTTCGCACCTCATACTTCCAACTGGGACTTCCCGATTGCTATCTGCATCGTGCTAGCTCTGGGTTTGCGTATTCGTTATCTCGGCAAGGCCAGCCTGTTTAAGCCCTACTGGGGTTGGCTGTTCCGTGGCCTCGGCGGCATACCGATAGATCGCAGCCAAACCAACGGTATCGTCGAGCAAATGACTGAGGCCTTTGCCAGTCATCAGCAACTGATATTAGCCGTCGCCCCCGAGGGCACCCGCAGCCAAGTCAGCCACTGGAAAACCGGCTTTTTGCATATTGCCAAGGCCGCCGATGTGCCGGTATTTGTCGCCACGATGAATTATCAAACCAAGACCATTACCATTGGTCAGCAATACCATATCGATGATATCGAGCAGTCACTGGCAACCATACAACATGACGTGTCGCAGTTGGTCAAAAAGAATCCTTAG
- the argH gene encoding argininosuccinate lyase, with product MTDQKTNQQWGGRFSEPTDAFVARYTASVNFDQRMYKQDIQGSIAHATMLEQAGVLTVEERDAIHQGLAEVTADIEAGTFEWSIELEDVHMNIEAALTAKIGITGKKLHTGRSRNDQVATDIRLFLRDEIDIIAKELTRLQEGLLFIAEREADTIMPGFTHLQTAQPVTFGHHLLAWFEMLQRDYSRLMDCRKRMNQSPLGAAALAGTTYPIQRDLTAQLLGFDKPTENSLDSVSDRDFAIEFCAFASMLMTHLSRASEELVLWTSAQFNFIDLPDRFCTGSSIMPQKKNPDVPELVRGKTGRVNGHLICLLTLMKSQPLAYNKDNQEDKEPLFDAVDTVRDSLRAFADMIPAITSKKESMYEAAKRGFSTATDLADYLVVKGMPFRDAHEVVGKSVAYGLESGKDLSDMTLEELQVFSDTIQSDVFDVLTLEGSVAARDHIGGTAPNQVRAAVARAKTFLAQR from the coding sequence ATGACTGACCAAAAAACCAACCAGCAATGGGGCGGCCGCTTCAGCGAGCCAACCGACGCCTTCGTCGCCCGCTATACCGCCTCTGTCAACTTTGATCAGCGCATGTATAAGCAGGATATCCAGGGCTCTATTGCTCACGCCACCATGCTTGAACAGGCCGGTGTCTTAACCGTTGAAGAGCGCGACGCCATTCATCAAGGCCTGGCAGAAGTAACAGCCGATATCGAAGCCGGCACCTTTGAGTGGTCTATCGAACTCGAAGACGTCCACATGAATATCGAGGCGGCACTGACCGCCAAAATTGGTATCACCGGTAAGAAACTGCATACCGGGCGTTCACGCAACGACCAGGTTGCCACCGATATCAGACTTTTTCTGCGCGATGAAATCGATATCATCGCCAAGGAGCTCACACGACTGCAGGAAGGCCTGTTATTCATAGCCGAGCGCGAAGCCGACACCATCATGCCAGGTTTTACCCATCTACAAACCGCTCAACCAGTGACCTTTGGTCATCACTTATTGGCTTGGTTTGAGATGCTCCAGCGCGACTACAGCCGCCTGATGGACTGCCGCAAGCGGATGAATCAATCGCCCCTCGGCGCCGCCGCCTTGGCCGGTACCACCTACCCTATTCAGCGTGATTTGACGGCACAGCTGCTGGGCTTTGATAAGCCGACCGAGAACTCACTGGATTCGGTATCAGACCGAGACTTCGCCATTGAATTCTGCGCCTTTGCCAGCATGTTAATGACTCACCTGTCACGTGCCAGCGAAGAACTCGTCCTCTGGACCAGTGCTCAGTTTAACTTTATCGACCTGCCCGACCGCTTCTGCACCGGCTCATCGATTATGCCCCAGAAGAAAAACCCCGATGTGCCCGAGCTGGTCCGCGGTAAAACCGGCCGCGTCAACGGTCATCTAATCTGCCTGCTAACGCTGATGAAATCGCAGCCACTGGCCTATAACAAGGATAACCAGGAAGACAAGGAGCCGCTGTTTGACGCCGTCGATACCGTTCGCGACAGCCTGCGCGCTTTTGCCGATATGATCCCCGCCATTACCTCGAAGAAAGAGTCGATGTACGAGGCAGCCAAGCGCGGTTTCTCTACCGCTACCGACTTGGCCGATTACCTGGTGGTAAAAGGTATGCCGTTCCGCGACGCCCATGAAGTGGTCGGTAAATCCGTTGCCTATGGCCTCGAGAGCGGCAAAGACTTGTCTGATATGACACTCGAAGAGCTTCAGGTGTTCTCCGATACTATTCAGAGCGACGTCTTTGATGTGTTAACACTCGAAGGCTCCGTCGCCGCCCGTGACCATATAGGCGGCACAGCACCCAATCAGGTACGCGCAGCCGTCGCCCGTGCTAAAACCTTTCTAGCGCAGCGTTAA